The following coding sequences are from one Apodemus sylvaticus chromosome X, mApoSyl1.1, whole genome shotgun sequence window:
- the Rai2 gene encoding retinoic acid-induced protein 2 yields MDDLQSQNLSMDMTDSSPTLANNRLENGMAQLITTEAWNINSTDLVKKALVTVPAPSILNPPAESQSGMALKVAATVLQPLCLGESPVVMPIHMQVEGSSAPELNPNGNATYVMTTQGPVQLPVVLEQHVFQHLNSPLVLPQEAPCSSNAIHNNLFQGAEDSEAQPQLLDLRIPSQPQEPTLPFEAVLQNLFPAQGSLGPPPCQPPPGYAPVPPQPFNSPLSPLVPPATLLVPYPVIVPLPVPVPIPIPVPVPQSSESKFSPGFPKPPSSFGLHSFKGTQTTLEKDELKPLDILQPKEYFQLSRHTVIKMGSENEALDLSMKSVPWLKAGEASPPVFQEDAALDLSLAAHRKAEAPPETLYNSTRSADIQGHSVLEKLPSGMEMPFAPAKPREASAMMDSSSGGSSSNGTEMVSQPSHPGSELKAENNIEIGSESQAAKVIVSVEDAVPAIFCGKIKGLSGVSTKNFSFKREDSVLQGYDINSQGEESLGNAEPLRKPIKNRSIKLKKVNSQEIHMLPIKKQRLATFFPRK; encoded by the coding sequence ATGGATGACCTGCAGTCTCAGAACCTTTCCATGGACATGACTGACTCCTCTCCCACTTTGGCTAATAACAGACTGGAGAACGGCATGGCCCAGCTGATAACTACTGAGGCCTGGAACATCAACTCCACTGACCTGGTAAAGAAGGCCCTAGTGACCGTGCCGGCCCCATCAATCCTGAACCCCCCAGCTGAGTCCCAGAGTGGCATGGCTCTGAAGGTAGCAGCCACCGTGCTGCAGCCCCTGTGCCTTGGGGAAAGCCCAGTGGTGATGCCCATTCACATGCAGGTGGAGGGAAGCTCTGCCCCAGAGCTCAACCCCAACGGCAATGCTACCTACGTTATGACGACACAAGGCCCCGTACAGCTACCGGTGGTGTTGGAACAGCATGTTTTTCAGCACCTCAACTCCCCTCTAGTCCTGCCACAGGAGGCCCCGTGCTCCTCTAATGCTATCCACAACAACCTCTTCCAGGGGGCTGAGGACTCCGAGGCCCAGCCTCAGCTCCTGGACCTGAGGATCCCAAGTCAGCCGCAGGAGCCCACCTTGCCTTTTGAAGCTGTGCTCCAGAATTTATTCCCCGCCCAAGGCTCTTTGGGCCCTCCACCCTGCCAGCCTCCTCCTGGCTATGCTCCAGTGCCTCCCCAGCCATTTAACTCCCCCTTGTCGCCCCTGGTCCCACCAGCTACCCTCTTGGTGCCCTATCCTGTGATTGTCCCCTTGCCAGTTCCAGTGCCCATTCCCATCCCTGTCCCGGTGCCTCAGAGTTCTGAATCCAAGTTCAGCCCGGGTTTCCCCAAGCCACCATCTTCCTTCGGCCTGCACTCCTTTAAAGGCACCCAGACCACTCTGGAAAAGGATGAACTGAAGCCCTTAGACATCCTCCAGCCAAAGGAGTATTTCCAGCTCAGCCGCCACACAGTCATCAAGATGGGGAGTGAAAATGAGGCACTGGATCTGTCCATGAAGTCCGTGCCCTGGCTCAAGGCTGGGGAAGCTAGCCCCCCAGTCTTCCAAGAGGATGCAGCCCTAGATCTGTCTTTGGCAGCCCACCGAAAAGCTGAGGCTCCTCCAGAGACATTGTATAACAGCACCAGGTCAGCAGATATCCAGGGCCACTCCGTGCTGGAGAAACTTCCCAGTGGCATGGAAATGCCCTTTGCCCCTGCCAAGCCTCGCGAGGCCTCAGCCATGATGGatagcagcagcggcggcagcagcagcaatggcacTGAGATGGTCAGTCAGCCCAGCCATCCGGGCAGTGAGTTGAAGGCTGAAAATAACATTGAGATCGGAAGTGAGTCTCAGGCAGCCAAAGTCATTGTGTCAGTTGAAGACGCGGTGCCTGCCATTTTCTGTGGTAAGATTAAAGGCCTCTCAGGGGTATCCACCAAAAACTTCTCCTTCAAAAGAGAAGACTCTGTGCTTCAGGGTTATGACATCAACAGCCAAGGAGAAGAATCACTGGGAAACGCCGAGCCCCTTAGGAAACCCATCAAAAACCGGAGCATAAAGTTAAAGAAAGTGAACTCCCAGGAAATACACATGCTCCCAATTAAAAAACAACGGCTGGCCACCTTTTTCCCCAGAAAGTAA